From the genome of Geobacter sp. SVR, one region includes:
- the secD gene encoding protein translocase subunit SecD: MPKGTGWRISLIFIFVLLSFLYLTPTLASKLPTWWTGLLPKDKIHLGLDLQGGTHLVLEVDTQKAVEGSLDLVATDLEDTLTGKNLHFKRIQRTGADKVSIVVYEKGTGEAVQKLIKDKYPGYELSPPHDEGGFVALDLRIGEKDAQDRKDKAVAQALETIRNRIDQFGVSEPVIQREGINHIVVQLPGIKDPQRAIDLIGKTARLEFKLVREDVSPSSSAVPEDAEVLKEKTVDPATGAVNEVPFVLQKKSLITGDLLTDAQVRIDSQFNQPYVAIEFNSLGAKLFDQVTAANVGKRFAIVLDNNIYSAPVIRERISGGSAQISGNFTEKTAADLAIVLRAGALPAPVKIIQNVTVGPSLGQDSIKKGLYAGLIGVVLVVLFMAVYYGLSGMVANWGMVLNVIYLMGALAALGATLTLPGIAAIVLLIGMSVDANVLIFERIREELKLGKSPKAALDAGYDKAFLTIMDSHITTLITAAVLFQFGTGPVKGFAVSLSLGVIINLFTSLIGTKVVFDTVLYKWNVKKLSI, encoded by the coding sequence ATGCCGAAAGGAACTGGCTGGCGCATTAGCCTGATATTCATCTTCGTTCTACTGTCGTTTCTTTATCTGACACCGACACTGGCGAGCAAACTGCCGACGTGGTGGACGGGGCTGCTGCCCAAAGACAAGATCCATCTGGGTCTCGATCTTCAGGGGGGGACGCACCTGGTGCTTGAAGTCGACACGCAGAAGGCGGTCGAAGGATCTCTGGATCTCGTGGCCACCGATCTGGAAGATACCTTGACCGGTAAAAATCTTCACTTCAAGCGGATTCAGCGCACCGGTGCCGATAAAGTCAGCATCGTGGTGTACGAAAAAGGAACCGGCGAAGCAGTTCAGAAGCTGATCAAGGATAAATACCCCGGTTATGAGCTGAGTCCCCCCCATGATGAAGGTGGTTTCGTGGCCCTGGATCTCCGCATCGGCGAGAAGGATGCCCAGGACCGCAAGGACAAGGCGGTTGCCCAGGCACTGGAAACCATCCGCAACAGGATCGACCAGTTCGGCGTTTCGGAACCGGTTATTCAGCGTGAGGGCATCAACCACATCGTTGTGCAGCTCCCCGGCATCAAGGATCCCCAGCGGGCCATCGATCTGATCGGCAAAACCGCCCGACTGGAGTTCAAGTTGGTTCGGGAGGACGTATCCCCCTCGTCGTCAGCCGTTCCGGAAGATGCCGAGGTTCTCAAGGAAAAAACCGTTGACCCTGCCACCGGCGCTGTCAATGAGGTGCCCTTTGTTCTGCAGAAGAAATCGCTCATAACCGGTGATCTGCTGACCGATGCCCAGGTGCGCATCGATTCCCAGTTCAACCAGCCCTATGTTGCCATCGAATTCAACTCCCTGGGCGCCAAGCTGTTCGATCAGGTTACCGCTGCCAATGTGGGCAAGCGCTTTGCTATCGTACTGGACAACAACATCTACTCCGCCCCGGTTATCAGGGAGCGTATCTCCGGCGGCAGCGCGCAGATTTCGGGCAACTTCACCGAAAAGACCGCCGCCGACCTGGCCATTGTCCTGCGGGCAGGCGCTCTTCCCGCTCCGGTCAAGATCATTCAGAACGTAACGGTCGGCCCCTCCCTGGGACAGGACTCGATCAAGAAGGGCTTGTACGCCGGTCTGATCGGTGTGGTGCTGGTCGTGCTGTTCATGGCCGTGTACTACGGCTTGTCGGGTATGGTGGCCAACTGGGGCATGGTGCTGAACGTCATCTATCTGATGGGAGCGCTGGCCGCTCTGGGTGCCACCCTGACCCTGCCGGGCATTGCCGCCATCGTGCTCTTGATCGGTATGTCGGTTGACGCCAACGTGCTTATCTTCGAGCGCATCCGCGAAGAGCTCAAGCTGGGCAAGAGCCCCAAGGCTGCTCTGGATGCCGGCTACGACAAGGCTTTCCTGACCATCATGGACTCCCACATCACCACACTGATCACCGCGGCAGTGCTGTTTCAGTTCGGTACGGGCCCGGTGAAGGGATTTGCCGTTTCCCTCAGTCTCGGTGTCATCATCAACCTGTTCACCTCGTTGATTGGCACCAAGGTGGTGTTTGACACGGTTCTCTACAAATGGAACGTCAAGAAATTGAGCATATAA
- the recJ gene encoding single-stranded-DNA-specific exonuclease RecJ yields MAVLAGTAGSGIHPLLSAILAARAVVSPEDVGRFLAPALADMHDPARMKGMAAAVDRLLAAWRKRETVCIYGDYDVDGITGTALLVSFLREAGFICHYHIPNRFDDGYGINAAAVEQIAAGGAHLIVSVDCGITATEEAALCRRLGIDLIIVDHHLPGEQIPDAVAVINPLQPGCDYPFKSLAGVGVAFNLLVALRSALREQGAFDAASVPDLRRRLDLVALGTIADVVPLVGQNRIYAFHGLKLLSTTTAPGLLSLKQVAGIKGSVSCGQVGFRLAPRLNAAGRMECAVPGVELLLGNDLQETLNLASDLDAANAERQAVERSMLEEAIAMVEDAGDSSVRRSIVLASTTWHEGVVGIVASRLVERYHRPTVLIALTEDGHGKGSGRSIPGFHLLDALTLCASHLKRFGGHRYAAGIGLAADQVASFADAFEEIASRLLADEDLVPRLEIDAEVQPGDVTAELAGELKRLEPFGAGNPEPVLMMRGVTVFERREVGEGHLRLRLGRAGRSFAAIGFGMAKHETTGLVDIAFFPEMNVWNGSSSLQLRLKDLRPAE; encoded by the coding sequence ATGGCGGTTTTGGCCGGAACGGCCGGGAGCGGGATCCACCCGCTGCTCTCGGCCATCCTGGCTGCCCGGGCCGTTGTTTCCCCGGAGGATGTCGGCCGTTTTCTTGCCCCGGCCCTGGCGGACATGCATGACCCTGCCCGCATGAAGGGCATGGCGGCAGCCGTTGACCGGCTGCTTGCCGCATGGCGCAAACGCGAAACAGTCTGCATCTACGGCGATTACGATGTGGACGGCATCACCGGTACCGCCTTGCTGGTCTCCTTTCTGCGAGAGGCAGGTTTTATCTGCCACTACCATATCCCCAATCGTTTCGACGACGGCTACGGGATAAACGCTGCGGCTGTCGAGCAGATCGCGGCTGGCGGCGCCCACCTGATCGTCTCCGTGGACTGTGGTATCACGGCAACGGAAGAAGCGGCCCTGTGCCGCCGGCTCGGGATAGACCTGATCATTGTCGATCACCATCTTCCGGGCGAGCAGATTCCCGATGCCGTGGCTGTCATCAATCCGCTTCAACCCGGCTGCGATTATCCCTTCAAATCCCTGGCAGGAGTGGGAGTGGCCTTCAACCTGCTGGTCGCCCTGCGTTCGGCGCTGCGGGAACAGGGGGCCTTCGACGCGGCGAGTGTTCCCGACCTGCGCCGTCGGCTCGATCTCGTGGCCCTTGGCACCATTGCCGATGTGGTGCCGCTGGTCGGCCAGAACCGCATCTATGCCTTTCACGGACTCAAACTGCTTTCCACCACAACGGCGCCCGGGCTCCTGTCACTCAAGCAGGTGGCCGGCATAAAAGGCAGCGTCAGTTGCGGTCAGGTCGGTTTTCGGCTGGCACCGCGCCTGAACGCGGCCGGACGCATGGAATGCGCCGTTCCGGGGGTTGAGCTGCTGCTGGGCAATGACCTGCAGGAGACGCTTAATCTTGCCTCGGATCTCGATGCCGCCAATGCCGAGCGCCAGGCGGTCGAGCGGAGCATGCTCGAAGAAGCGATCGCCATGGTCGAGGATGCCGGCGATTCTTCCGTCCGCCGCAGCATCGTGCTGGCCAGTACGACCTGGCATGAAGGGGTTGTGGGTATTGTTGCATCGCGGCTGGTCGAGCGCTATCATCGTCCTACGGTCCTGATCGCACTTACCGAAGATGGCCACGGGAAAGGATCCGGCCGGAGCATTCCCGGCTTTCATCTGCTCGATGCCCTCACACTCTGCGCTTCCCACCTGAAGCGCTTCGGCGGTCATCGCTACGCCGCGGGCATCGGTCTTGCGGCAGACCAGGTGGCCAGCTTCGCCGATGCCTTCGAGGAAATCGCGTCGCGCCTGCTGGCCGACGAGGATCTTGTTCCACGGCTGGAGATCGATGCCGAGGTGCAGCCCGGTGATGTCACTGCGGAACTTGCCGGCGAATTGAAACGGCTGGAACCTTTTGGCGCGGGCAATCCTGAACCGGTCCTGATGATGCGGGGAGTTACGGTTTTTGAAAGGCGGGAAGTGGGGGAAGGGCATCTGCGCCTGCGTCTGGGACGTGCGGGGCGCTCCTTTGCCGCCATCGGCTTCGGCATGGCGAAACACGAGACAACAGGGTTGGTCGACATCGCTTTCTTTCCGGAAATGAACGTGTGGAACGGCAGTTCGAGCCTTCAGTTGCGGCTCAAGGATCTGCGGCCGGCGGAGTGA
- a CDS encoding tetratricopeptide repeat protein has protein sequence MKKETILIAVVALVVGLLGGYLVFSIGSAGKVQQGSPAIPAGAGSPTDYSRRIAEAEKIVAADPKNLNAWISLGNDYFDTEQAQKAINAYGKALEIQPNNPNVLTDQGVMFRKVGWYDKALANFEKAQKIEPNHLQSLYNMGVVYASDLKQPDKAIQTWNRYLKIDSNSATAVQIKSMIAQLGSGGAAPGKQ, from the coding sequence TTGAAAAAAGAAACTATTCTGATAGCAGTCGTTGCCCTGGTTGTCGGGCTTTTGGGTGGATACCTGGTATTCAGCATCGGTAGCGCCGGCAAGGTGCAGCAGGGTAGTCCCGCAATTCCGGCAGGGGCGGGCTCGCCCACCGACTATTCCCGCCGCATCGCGGAAGCGGAGAAAATAGTTGCTGCAGATCCCAAGAACCTGAACGCCTGGATTTCGTTGGGAAATGACTACTTTGACACCGAACAGGCCCAGAAGGCGATCAACGCCTATGGCAAGGCCCTGGAAATCCAGCCCAATAACCCCAATGTTCTTACCGATCAGGGGGTCATGTTCCGCAAGGTGGGCTGGTACGACAAGGCTCTGGCAAATTTCGAAAAGGCCCAGAAGATCGAGCCGAACCATCTTCAAAGCCTGTACAACATGGGGGTGGTCTATGCCTCCGACCTGAAGCAGCCGGACAAGGCGATCCAGACATGGAACCGCTACCTCAAGATCGACTCCAACAGTGCCACAGCGGTGCAAATCAAGAGCATGATCGCTCAACTGGGGTCCGGGGGCGCAGCGCCGGGCAAACAATAA
- a CDS encoding glucose-6-phosphate isomerase, with the protein MGKTDLWDRYNEYLCDCTDIGLALDISRINFSDGFLGDRESAMQRAFADMAALEGGAVANPDENRMVGHYWLRNPSLAPDASIREEIEATVRKIRTFAQDVHAGRITAADGQSFSRLLVVGIGGSALGPQFVADALSNGNNRMEPRFLDNTDPDGIDRVFGELGSSLARTLTIVISKSGSTKETRNGMLEAQAAYRKAGLDFARHAVAVTGEGSELDSLARSGGWLERFPMWDWVGGRTSVTSAVGLLPAALQGIDITALLEGARLCDEITRRQETRSNPAALMALMWHHATNGRGDKDMVMLPYKDRLLLFSRYLQQLIMESLGKELDLQGNRVCQGLSVYGNKGSTDQHAYVQQLREGVANFFVTFIEVLRDREEASIEVEEGITSGDYLFGFLQGTRTALYEKGRESMTITVDTIDARTIGVLIALFERSVGLYASLININAYHQPGVEAGKKAAGAVISLQSEVVATLAREKHSLSADEVAAALDKPQAGESVFAILRHLSANPDRAVEAIQGKYAREWKFGLKTG; encoded by the coding sequence ATGGGAAAAACGGATCTATGGGACCGTTACAACGAATATCTTTGCGATTGCACTGACATCGGACTTGCGCTCGATATCAGCAGAATTAATTTCTCCGACGGTTTTCTTGGCGACAGGGAATCCGCCATGCAGCGTGCCTTCGCCGACATGGCGGCACTCGAGGGGGGAGCCGTTGCCAACCCGGATGAAAACCGCATGGTGGGGCACTACTGGCTGAGAAATCCCTCCCTGGCGCCCGACGCCTCCATCCGGGAAGAGATCGAGGCTACCGTACGCAAGATACGGACCTTTGCCCAGGATGTCCATGCCGGCCGCATCACGGCTGCCGATGGTCAGTCCTTTTCCCGCCTGCTGGTGGTCGGAATCGGCGGTTCGGCCCTCGGCCCCCAGTTCGTGGCTGATGCGCTCTCGAACGGCAACAACCGGATGGAGCCCCGTTTTCTTGACAATACCGATCCGGACGGCATTGATCGCGTCTTTGGCGAGTTGGGCTCCAGCCTGGCACGGACGCTGACGATCGTCATCTCCAAGAGCGGTTCCACCAAGGAGACCCGCAACGGCATGCTGGAGGCACAGGCCGCCTATCGCAAGGCTGGGCTTGATTTTGCGCGCCACGCCGTGGCTGTGACCGGTGAGGGCAGCGAGCTCGACAGCCTGGCCCGCTCTGGGGGATGGCTGGAGCGTTTCCCGATGTGGGACTGGGTCGGCGGCCGCACCTCGGTCACCTCGGCCGTGGGATTGTTGCCTGCCGCGCTGCAGGGTATCGATATCACCGCTCTGCTGGAGGGTGCCCGGCTTTGCGACGAGATCACCCGCAGGCAGGAAACTCGGAGCAATCCGGCAGCCCTGATGGCGCTGATGTGGCATCATGCCACCAACGGCAGAGGGGACAAGGACATGGTCATGCTGCCCTACAAGGACCGCCTGCTGCTCTTCTCCCGCTATCTGCAGCAGCTGATCATGGAATCCCTCGGCAAGGAACTCGACCTGCAGGGCAACCGGGTCTGCCAGGGGCTGAGCGTCTACGGCAACAAAGGCTCCACCGATCAGCATGCCTACGTGCAGCAACTGCGCGAAGGGGTGGCAAACTTCTTTGTCACCTTCATCGAAGTTCTGCGGGACCGGGAAGAGGCCTCGATCGAGGTAGAGGAGGGAATCACCAGCGGCGACTACCTGTTCGGGTTCCTGCAGGGTACACGCACTGCCTTGTACGAGAAAGGGCGCGAATCGATGACGATTACCGTGGACACGATCGACGCCAGGACCATCGGTGTCCTGATCGCCCTGTTCGAGCGCAGCGTCGGCCTCTATGCCAGCCTGATCAACATCAATGCCTACCACCAGCCCGGTGTCGAAGCCGGCAAGAAAGCTGCCGGTGCGGTCATCTCACTGCAGAGCGAGGTTGTAGCCACCCTGGCGCGGGAGAAGCACTCCCTGTCTGCCGACGAAGTCGCCGCAGCTCTCGACAAGCCACAGGCCGGTGAATCCGTCTTCGCCATTTTGCGGCACCTGTCCGCCAATCCCGACCGGGCTGTGGAGGCGATACAGGGTAAATATGCCAGGGAGTGGAAATTCGGATTGAAGACCGGTTAA
- the secF gene encoding protein translocase subunit SecF, which translates to MELLGKTNIDFIGKRKISFIISIIISIIGIIGIIQIARGTANMGIDFAGGTSIQLKFAKPMSIAEARKALHENGIAKADLQEIKEGNKLLIKIDRHAGAAVGKSADVVQEAFKKHSPDNAFTVESSTEIGPSIGDKLRKDTLVAVVISLICIVLYIAWRFDFKFGIGATLATTHDCLAMFAVFYLLDKEINLLFITAVLTIAGYSLTDTVVVFDRIRENLHKNLKGAMEKIFNDSINEVLSRTIVTSLTVLLASASLFFFGGEVIHDFALALLIGLLVGTYSSIFVASPIVVLLENRALAKHGQKA; encoded by the coding sequence ATGGAACTTCTGGGCAAGACCAACATAGATTTCATCGGAAAACGTAAGATCTCTTTTATCATCTCGATCATTATTTCGATCATCGGCATCATCGGCATCATCCAGATCGCCCGCGGCACTGCCAACATGGGGATCGACTTCGCCGGGGGCACCTCCATTCAGCTCAAATTCGCCAAGCCGATGTCGATTGCCGAAGCACGCAAGGCATTGCATGAGAATGGCATTGCCAAAGCCGACCTTCAGGAAATCAAGGAGGGCAACAAGCTGTTGATCAAGATCGACAGGCACGCAGGCGCCGCGGTCGGCAAATCTGCAGACGTTGTCCAGGAAGCTTTCAAAAAGCACTCCCCGGACAATGCCTTTACCGTGGAGAGTTCCACCGAGATCGGTCCTTCCATCGGGGATAAGCTGCGCAAAGATACGCTCGTGGCAGTCGTCATATCGTTGATCTGTATCGTGCTCTACATTGCCTGGCGTTTTGACTTCAAATTCGGCATCGGGGCGACCCTGGCAACCACGCACGACTGCCTTGCCATGTTCGCCGTTTTCTATCTGCTGGACAAAGAGATCAATCTGCTGTTCATTACCGCAGTCCTGACGATTGCCGGCTATTCCCTGACCGATACGGTGGTTGTTTTCGACCGCATCCGCGAGAACCTGCACAAGAATCTCAAGGGGGCCATGGAGAAAATCTTCAACGACAGCATCAATGAGGTGCTTTCTCGTACGATTGTTACCTCCCTGACTGTTCTGCTGGCGTCCGCCTCACTGTTTTTCTTCGGCGGCGAGGTGATCCATGACTTCGCCCTGGCACTGCTGATCGGCCTGCTGGTCGGCACCTATTCCTCGATCTTCGTTGCCAGTCCGATCGTCGTGTTGCTGGAGAATCGCGCCTTGGCCAAACATGGCCAAAAGGCATAA
- the hrpB gene encoding ATP-dependent helicase HrpB, translating into MNHKLPIDEVLPELLSTLRSRTACVLQAPPGAGKTTRVPLALLDLIPPEAGRIVMLEPRRLAAVNAAGWMASFLGERVGETVGYSIRFDSRVSTSTRIEVVTEGILTRRIQSDPLLEGVAAVIFDEFHERSFQADLGLALCLDVQRQVRDDLRILVMSATLECEPLARLLGNAPVITSKGRTFPVEEVFLEDQPRGPLPPRMAAAIGRALAETGGDILAFLPGAGEIRSCALRLEEMGLPGRGIAVLPLYGDLPFDRQQAAIQPGPQRRVVLATSIAETSLTIEGIETVVDSGLSRRLRHDLSSGINRLVTVRESRASAEQRKGRAGRLAPGVCYRLFSRHTYSAMVPQTPAEILEMDLAPLVLELSAWGMTEPSQLSWLDPPPAAALAAARRLLSELSAVDEAGRITATGRAMAGLPLHPRLARLLVRSKEIGCPELGCDLAALLSERDIVRRGPAGLYASGHMPDIGERLRLLREWRSSGRGPSIADSGALAAVERVSRQLLKLQGNISRQPVGNEQDGPVSRLLLSAYPDRVGMLRANDGTRYLMANGRGARLADALSAIPEILLVAVAVDGGEQGEQGEGLIHLAAPVSEEVLRSELADRIERKDSVSWDSREGRVIAVRQECLGALQLSSRAFAPPAESLVPVIVEVVRASLLGLLTRADGFYQFQARVMMLRRMFPADGWPDLSDTALLDTLDIWLAPALGGIRTAQQLAAVDCTTALGTALDYRQRQALEQLAPTHLTVPSGSRIRIDYCAGELPVLAVKLQELFGLAETPTVAAGRVAVLLHLLSPAGRPLQVTGDLKGFWDGSYHQVKKEMKGRYPKHPWPDDPWSAPPTRRAKPRG; encoded by the coding sequence ATGAACCATAAGCTCCCCATCGATGAAGTTCTGCCCGAACTGCTGAGTACCTTGCGAAGCCGCACCGCCTGCGTGCTGCAGGCGCCCCCCGGGGCCGGCAAGACCACCCGGGTGCCGCTGGCGCTGCTCGACCTGATTCCACCCGAAGCGGGACGCATCGTCATGCTCGAACCGCGCCGGCTCGCTGCCGTCAACGCTGCCGGGTGGATGGCCAGCTTCCTTGGGGAGCGGGTAGGGGAGACCGTCGGGTACTCGATCCGCTTTGACAGCCGGGTATCGACATCCACGCGGATCGAGGTGGTCACCGAAGGAATTCTTACGCGCCGGATCCAGAGCGATCCGCTGCTGGAGGGGGTGGCGGCCGTCATATTCGACGAATTCCACGAGCGCAGCTTTCAGGCGGATCTGGGGCTGGCGCTCTGCCTGGATGTGCAGCGCCAGGTCAGGGACGATCTCAGGATACTGGTCATGTCGGCCACGCTCGAGTGCGAGCCGTTGGCGCGGCTGCTGGGGAATGCTCCGGTGATCACTTCCAAGGGGCGTACCTTTCCGGTGGAGGAGGTTTTTCTGGAGGACCAGCCTCGCGGTCCCCTGCCTCCAAGAATGGCGGCAGCCATAGGGAGAGCCCTGGCCGAGACAGGCGGTGACATTCTGGCGTTTTTGCCCGGTGCGGGTGAGATCCGCTCCTGTGCCTTGCGTCTGGAGGAGATGGGGCTGCCGGGGAGAGGTATTGCGGTGCTGCCCCTGTACGGAGATCTTCCCTTTGACCGGCAGCAGGCTGCCATCCAGCCCGGTCCACAGCGTCGGGTGGTGCTGGCCACCAGCATCGCCGAAACCAGCCTGACCATCGAGGGCATTGAAACGGTCGTCGACAGCGGCCTTTCCCGGCGCCTGCGCCACGACCTGAGTAGCGGCATCAATCGTCTCGTGACGGTGCGTGAATCGCGGGCTTCAGCCGAGCAGCGCAAGGGCAGGGCGGGGCGTCTGGCTCCGGGCGTCTGCTATCGGCTGTTCAGCCGCCATACCTACAGCGCCATGGTGCCCCAGACCCCGGCGGAGATCCTGGAGATGGATCTCGCCCCCTTGGTGCTGGAGCTGTCTGCCTGGGGCATGACGGAACCGTCGCAGCTCTCTTGGCTCGATCCTCCGCCGGCAGCGGCACTGGCGGCGGCGCGTCGGCTGCTGAGCGAACTTTCTGCCGTGGACGAGGCGGGACGGATTACCGCCACGGGCCGTGCCATGGCCGGGTTGCCGCTGCATCCGCGTCTGGCCAGGCTGCTGGTGCGCTCGAAGGAAATCGGTTGTCCGGAGTTGGGATGCGATCTGGCCGCCCTGCTCTCCGAACGGGATATTGTCCGGCGCGGGCCGGCAGGCCTGTACGCTTCGGGGCATATGCCGGACATCGGCGAGCGGCTGAGGTTGCTGAGAGAATGGCGCAGCAGCGGCCGGGGGCCCTCAATCGCGGACAGCGGAGCGCTGGCGGCAGTTGAGCGTGTATCGCGTCAGCTGCTGAAGCTACAGGGAAACATATCCCGACAACCCGTGGGCAATGAGCAGGATGGACCTGTCAGCCGCCTGCTGCTGTCCGCCTATCCCGACCGGGTGGGAATGCTGCGTGCGAACGACGGCACACGCTATCTGATGGCCAATGGCCGCGGTGCCCGTCTGGCCGACGCGCTCTCCGCCATTCCCGAAATACTGTTGGTCGCGGTGGCGGTCGATGGGGGGGAGCAGGGGGAGCAGGGGGAGGGGCTGATACATCTTGCTGCACCGGTTTCAGAGGAAGTGCTGCGAAGCGAGCTGGCAGACCGGATCGAGCGGAAGGACTCGGTTTCGTGGGACAGCCGCGAAGGACGGGTGATTGCGGTCAGGCAGGAGTGTCTCGGTGCGCTGCAGCTCTCTTCCCGGGCCTTCGCCCCCCCTGCCGAATCGCTGGTGCCGGTAATTGTCGAAGTGGTACGCGCCTCATTGCTGGGCCTGCTGACACGAGCAGACGGTTTCTATCAGTTTCAGGCACGGGTAATGATGCTACGGCGCATGTTTCCGGCGGATGGCTGGCCCGACCTGTCCGATACCGCTCTACTGGATACGCTCGACATCTGGCTTGCTCCGGCGCTTGGCGGCATCCGTACGGCCCAGCAACTGGCAGCCGTGGACTGCACGACAGCGCTGGGTACAGCGCTGGACTACCGGCAGCGTCAGGCATTGGAACAACTGGCTCCGACCCACCTGACCGTGCCGAGCGGGTCACGCATCAGGATCGATTATTGCGCAGGGGAACTGCCGGTGTTGGCGGTGAAGCTGCAGGAATTGTTCGGCCTGGCCGAAACGCCCACCGTGGCGGCCGGCAGGGTGGCTGTTCTGCTGCACCTGCTTTCGCCGGCCGGCCGGCCGCTGCAGGTGACAGGAGATTTGAAGGGATTCTGGGACGGCTCCTATCACCAGGTCAAAAAGGAGATGAAGGGGCGCTACCCCAAGCACCCCTGGCCCGATGACCCCTGGAGCGCCCCTCCCACACGGCGCGCGAAGCCGCGCGGATAA
- a CDS encoding cation diffusion facilitator family transporter, whose translation MQREERFDSADRIIRIGFWVNLVLMVCKLAAGHWGHSDAVFADGIESACDFVAIFSTMVALKLGRKPFDAQHPYGHGRAENLSALLVSLAIILTGCWILADSVHSVLHRKYQSPNVIAVAAAFLTIITKEWLYRFTLTTGKHLESPSLQALAKDHRKDAITSVATLIGVAGAFCGYGVMDPLAAGLTSFVILYIGYQAFREASHDLMDGSVPPDFITEVSRLAESVEGVEQVHDIRARRSGQYMIIDLKLDMDPDMTVKHSHAIATHVKKLIFDGFPNVGDVMIHINPHDEEHEDLIRL comes from the coding sequence ATGCAGCGTGAGGAACGATTCGACAGTGCCGACCGCATCATCAGGATCGGCTTCTGGGTTAACCTGGTATTGATGGTCTGCAAACTTGCCGCCGGGCATTGGGGGCATTCGGATGCCGTTTTTGCCGACGGCATCGAAAGCGCCTGCGATTTTGTGGCCATTTTCTCCACCATGGTTGCGCTCAAGCTGGGGCGCAAGCCCTTCGACGCACAACATCCATACGGGCATGGCCGGGCCGAGAATCTTTCGGCACTGCTGGTTTCCCTTGCAATCATCCTCACCGGCTGCTGGATTCTGGCCGATTCCGTTCATTCGGTTCTTCACCGGAAGTACCAGTCTCCCAATGTCATCGCCGTTGCAGCCGCCTTTCTGACCATCATTACCAAGGAATGGTTGTACCGCTTCACCCTCACCACAGGCAAACACCTGGAGAGCCCGTCCCTGCAGGCGCTTGCCAAGGACCACCGCAAGGACGCCATCACATCGGTCGCCACCCTGATCGGGGTTGCCGGCGCCTTTTGCGGGTACGGTGTCATGGACCCGCTAGCCGCCGGACTGACCTCCTTCGTGATCCTCTATATCGGCTACCAGGCCTTTCGCGAGGCGTCCCACGACCTGATGGACGGCAGCGTTCCTCCCGATTTCATCACCGAAGTGAGCCGGCTGGCGGAAAGCGTGGAGGGGGTGGAGCAAGTCCACGACATTCGTGCCCGGCGTTCGGGACAGTACATGATCATCGATCTCAAGCTGGACATGGACCCTGACATGACGGTCAAACATTCCCACGCCATCGCGACCCACGTAAAGAAGCTGATTTTCGACGGTTTCCCCAACGTTGGCGACGTCATGATTCATATCAATCCGCATGATGAAGAACACGAAGACCTGATCCGGCTGTGA